From Butyricimonas paravirosa, one genomic window encodes:
- a CDS encoding Gfo/Idh/MocA family protein codes for MICSCTNGVSEKETKKSLMIEVPAPERPVGQKDVVNLVTPKLDTVRVGFIGLGMRGPGAVERFLHIPGTKVVALCDIRPEQVEKCQGILKKAGVPEAAGYSGSEDAWKQLCEREDINLVYIATDWLHHAPMALYAMEHGKHVAIEVPAAMNMEEIWALINMAEKKQLHCMMLENCVYDFFELTTLNMAQQGVFGEVLHVEGAYIHNLEEFWPYYWNNWRMDYNRKHRGDVYATHGMGPACQLLDIHRGDKMNYLVCMDTKAVSAPEYLKNKTGEDVKDFKNGDHTITLIRTENGKTIQIQHDVVSPRPYSRMYQLTGTKGFANKYPVAGYALKPTQISSDVAPDHEDLNSHGFVPEDVKKALMEKYKHPIQIELEEQAKKVGGHGGMDFIMDYRLVYCLRNGLPLDMDVYDLAEWCCLGELTALSLENNSAPVAIPDFTRGGWNKTKGYRHAMVK; via the coding sequence ATGATTTGTTCCTGTACCAATGGTGTATCAGAAAAAGAGACGAAGAAAAGTTTAATGATCGAGGTGCCTGCTCCCGAGCGTCCTGTTGGGCAGAAGGATGTAGTAAATTTGGTGACGCCGAAACTGGATACCGTGCGGGTAGGGTTTATCGGTTTGGGAATGAGGGGACCCGGTGCGGTGGAACGATTCCTGCATATACCCGGAACGAAGGTGGTTGCCTTGTGTGACATTCGCCCGGAACAAGTGGAAAAATGTCAGGGAATTTTGAAGAAGGCTGGGGTTCCGGAGGCTGCCGGTTACTCCGGGAGCGAGGATGCGTGGAAACAGCTTTGTGAACGGGAGGATATTAATTTAGTGTATATTGCTACGGATTGGTTACATCATGCCCCGATGGCGTTGTATGCCATGGAACATGGGAAGCACGTGGCGATCGAGGTGCCTGCTGCTATGAACATGGAGGAAATTTGGGCGTTGATTAATATGGCAGAGAAGAAACAGTTACATTGTATGATGTTGGAGAATTGCGTGTATGATTTCTTCGAGTTGACGACGTTAAATATGGCTCAACAAGGTGTGTTTGGTGAAGTTTTGCACGTGGAGGGGGCTTATATTCATAATTTGGAGGAATTTTGGCCTTATTATTGGAATAACTGGCGTATGGATTATAACCGGAAACACAGGGGAGATGTTTATGCTACTCACGGTATGGGACCGGCTTGCCAGTTGCTGGATATTCACCGGGGGGACAAGATGAATTATTTGGTATGTATGGACACGAAGGCTGTTTCTGCTCCCGAATATTTGAAAAACAAGACCGGGGAGGACGTGAAAGATTTCAAGAACGGGGATCACACGATCACGTTGATTCGCACGGAAAACGGGAAAACCATCCAGATTCAGCATGACGTGGTGTCGCCTCGTCCGTATAGCCGGATGTACCAATTGACGGGAACCAAAGGATTTGCTAATAAATATCCGGTTGCGGGATATGCTTTGAAGCCGACACAAATTTCATCAGATGTGGCTCCCGATCACGAGGATTTGAATTCTCACGGTTTTGTTCCGGAGGATGTGAAGAAGGCTTTGATGGAAAAATATAAACACCCGATTCAGATCGAGTTGGAAGAGCAAGCCAAAAAAGTGGGGGGACATGGTGGAATGGATTTTATCATGGATTACCGTTTGGTATATTGCTTGCGAAATGGATTACCGTTAGATATGGATGTGTATGATTTGGCAGAATGGTGTTGTTTGGGTGAGCTGACAGCTCTTTCTTTAGAGAATAACAGTGCTCCGGTGGCGATTCCTGATTTCACCCGCGGAGGTTGGAACAAGACGAAAGGATATCGTCACGCGATGGTGAAGTAA
- a CDS encoding monomeric [FeFe] hydrogenase, with protein sequence MLYDNFAMLTKRELLIRIVKLLKEENLVDGVKYIPVEMRPKNKRPIKCCVHKDRYILKHKIISILGFEITDEEIDLIPLSDFAQKALDNKNTKENILSVVHEACSACMQSQYFVTNMCRGCEGRPCLMNCPKAAISFKGGKACITQEDCVGCGLCSKVCPYHAIVYTPVPCEDVCPVKAITKGEDGTEHIDKDKCIYCGKCMQTCPYGAIMERSKVIDVYKSITAPDKKIIAIPAPAIYGQFNATPGQILSAIKAIGFDDVVEVALGAEDTSRNEAAEFLERMEEGKPFMTTSCCPAYVGWVDKHAPMVKPFVSDTRSPMVYAARRVKEQYPDAEVVFIGPCLAKRYEAEMYVPEVDYVMSFEELGAFMVAYDINPETCEELPLDPEVTKFARGYAQAGGVRNAIVEAVGNGYTTLSIEGLDKKNQTLLKTMVKKPEAQFVEVMACDGGCVNGPCSLAPLTLAKRQIKKALEK encoded by the coding sequence ATGTTATATGACAATTTTGCGATGCTCACGAAACGTGAGTTACTGATTAGAATTGTAAAACTTTTAAAGGAAGAAAATCTAGTAGATGGGGTGAAATACATTCCGGTGGAAATGCGCCCAAAAAATAAAAGACCGATCAAGTGTTGCGTGCATAAAGATCGCTACATCTTGAAACATAAGATTATCTCTATCTTGGGCTTCGAGATCACGGACGAGGAAATCGACCTAATCCCTTTGTCTGACTTCGCACAGAAAGCACTTGATAACAAGAATACGAAAGAGAATATTCTTTCCGTGGTCCACGAGGCTTGTAGTGCTTGTATGCAATCCCAGTACTTCGTGACTAACATGTGTCGCGGTTGCGAGGGACGTCCTTGTTTGATGAACTGCCCGAAAGCGGCAATCTCTTTCAAGGGGGGTAAAGCTTGCATCACGCAGGAAGACTGCGTGGGTTGCGGACTATGTTCTAAAGTCTGCCCTTACCACGCGATCGTGTACACGCCCGTACCTTGCGAGGATGTTTGCCCGGTGAAAGCGATCACCAAAGGCGAAGACGGAACCGAGCATATTGACAAAGATAAATGTATCTATTGCGGAAAATGTATGCAAACTTGTCCTTACGGGGCGATCATGGAACGTTCCAAGGTGATCGACGTATACAAGAGCATTACCGCCCCGGACAAGAAAATCATAGCTATTCCGGCTCCGGCTATCTACGGACAGTTCAATGCAACTCCGGGACAGATTCTTTCCGCCATCAAGGCCATCGGTTTTGACGACGTGGTAGAAGTAGCTTTGGGAGCAGAAGATACTTCCCGCAACGAGGCAGCCGAATTCTTGGAACGCATGGAAGAAGGGAAACCTTTCATGACTACTTCCTGCTGCCCAGCTTACGTGGGTTGGGTCGACAAACACGCCCCTATGGTAAAACCGTTTGTTTCCGACACCCGTAGCCCGATGGTTTATGCCGCCCGCCGGGTAAAAGAACAATATCCGGATGCCGAAGTCGTATTTATCGGCCCGTGTCTGGCTAAACGTTACGAGGCTGAAATGTACGTTCCAGAAGTAGACTACGTGATGAGTTTCGAAGAATTGGGAGCATTCATGGTGGCTTATGACATTAATCCGGAAACTTGTGAAGAATTACCATTGGATCCGGAAGTTACGAAATTCGCCCGCGGATACGCTCAAGCCGGTGGGGTTCGCAATGCTATTGTAGAGGCTGTTGGAAATGGTTACACGACTCTTTCCATCGAAGGACTTGACAAGAAGAACCAGACTTTACTGAAAACTATGGTGAAAAAACCGGAAGCCCAGTTTGTCGAAGTAATGGCGTGTGATGGTGGCTGCGTGAACGGACCTTGTTCACTAGCTCCGCTTACATTAGCCAAACGGCAGATCAAAAAAGCGTTAGAAAAATAA
- a CDS encoding SpoIIE family protein phosphatase, whose translation MRNNGNFIEVDFFQKNKAGNVVCGDCFMSQKLKGEGRVISVLSDGLGSGIKACVLSTMTATMAMNFTAMNESILRTSTSIMNTLPKDMVRKISYSTFCICDIDCFGNVKIIEYETPSYYLYRNGRFVSISKEKIPVEREDLENTFLWISEFTLEKEDRIIFFSDGVSQSGMGTAKMPFGWEDGAKEYIANLVNQYNNISAKELAHKIVNQAEKNDGYSLKDDTSCCVIYMRKPRNLLVCTGPPYDEKNDKYLANRVREFQGKKILCGGTTATIISRELGAKMEVDMNIVDKELPPISKMEGVDLVTEGILTLGKVERILTEGDIDRRREAGPAELMVRMLLNSDKITLLVGTRINTAHQDPNLPVELEIRRNVVKKIKFLLETKYLKDVEIMYI comes from the coding sequence TTGAGAAACAACGGTAATTTCATCGAGGTTGACTTCTTCCAGAAGAATAAAGCGGGCAATGTTGTCTGCGGGGATTGTTTCATGTCTCAAAAACTAAAAGGTGAGGGACGTGTCATCAGCGTGTTATCAGATGGTCTTGGAAGCGGGATCAAAGCCTGTGTCCTATCCACGATGACGGCAACCATGGCCATGAACTTTACCGCCATGAACGAGAGTATCCTGCGCACCTCCACCTCGATCATGAATACCTTACCGAAAGATATGGTGCGAAAGATCAGTTATTCGACCTTTTGTATCTGTGACATCGACTGTTTCGGTAACGTGAAAATTATCGAATATGAAACTCCCTCCTACTACTTGTACCGGAACGGGCGTTTTGTCAGTATTTCCAAGGAGAAAATTCCGGTGGAACGGGAGGACCTTGAAAATACGTTTCTGTGGATTTCCGAGTTCACGCTGGAAAAAGAAGATCGAATTATCTTCTTCAGTGACGGGGTTAGCCAATCCGGAATGGGAACGGCTAAAATGCCCTTTGGCTGGGAAGACGGGGCAAAAGAATATATTGCAAACCTGGTAAATCAATATAATAATATATCCGCCAAGGAATTGGCACATAAAATAGTGAATCAAGCGGAAAAGAACGACGGTTACTCGCTGAAAGATGACACGAGTTGTTGTGTCATTTATATGCGAAAACCCCGTAACCTGCTTGTATGCACCGGACCTCCCTACGACGAGAAGAACGATAAATACCTGGCCAACCGGGTACGGGAATTTCAAGGGAAAAAGATCCTGTGCGGGGGAACCACGGCAACCATTATCTCCCGTGAACTGGGAGCAAAAATGGAAGTTGACATGAATATCGTGGACAAAGAACTCCCTCCCATCTCCAAGATGGAAGGTGTCGATCTTGTCACCGAAGGAATTCTGACGTTAGGTAAGGTTGAGCGTATCCTGACGGAAGGAGATATTGACCGCCGTCGGGAAGCCGGACCGGCAGAGCTGATGGTGAGAATGTTGTTGAATAGTGATAAAATCACGTTACTCGTGGGAACCCGTATCAACACGGCGCACCAGGATCCCAATCTTCCCGTGGAGTTAGAGATCCGGAGAAACGTGGTCAAAAAAATAAAATTTTTATTGGAGACAAAGTATTTGAAAGATGTCGAGATTATGTATATTTAG
- a CDS encoding [Fe-Fe] hydrogenase large subunit C-terminal domain-containing protein translates to MQLRPIYTEPDNCQDCYKCIRECPVKAIRMENNQASIIEDRCIYCGHCTQVCPTGAKKIRDGLTRAKLTLTQNPKVILSLAPSYVSEFEGIHSSVLIAAIKRLGFTSVSETALGAEIVTDRTEKFLEEAENGVYISSACPVVVEYIRKYSPDHARFITPIISPMLAHAKILKQLYGEDVKIVFAGPCICKKLEADYFNNLVDVVITFKDLKKWFEQSDINLKNIAPNQPEARFVPYRSGMGAYYPIEGGMLKGMQEGKKQIHHMAFSELSTVKDVLKELDSHRENDSIFLELLACKGGCINGPAKLSHISPALKRYEIIHQSELGNPKDDFKNIDLQILFCKDPHVQDHTYTEEEIKQAMAVVGKTGPEDELNCSGCGYDTCRDFAIAMLEGRAEENMCVSYMRRIAHDKATVLLQKIPAGVLLVNSELKVVDMNQSCATLMGEDIASIYEVDPGLNGMELKNICSYEDLFRAVLTTGKEIIERQVREEDRTWIISIYNIQPHRLVFGLLQDLREPYVRKEWMLEKTQEVIKKHMETVQQVACLLGENAAFTDATLRTVMEAYKKNDQKKPL, encoded by the coding sequence ATGCAACTAAGACCCATCTATACAGAACCGGACAATTGTCAGGATTGTTATAAATGTATCCGGGAATGTCCCGTGAAGGCAATCCGGATGGAAAACAATCAGGCATCTATCATTGAAGATCGTTGCATCTACTGCGGGCATTGCACGCAAGTATGCCCAACCGGGGCTAAAAAGATACGTGACGGGTTAACCCGGGCGAAATTAACCCTTACGCAGAATCCCAAAGTCATTCTATCACTGGCTCCATCGTACGTGAGTGAATTCGAAGGAATTCATTCCAGCGTGCTAATTGCCGCCATCAAACGTTTAGGTTTCACAAGTGTATCGGAAACTGCCCTGGGAGCAGAAATCGTCACGGATAGAACCGAGAAATTCCTGGAAGAAGCCGAAAATGGCGTGTACATCTCTTCGGCTTGTCCGGTTGTTGTTGAATATATCCGAAAATATTCCCCGGATCACGCACGTTTTATCACACCGATTATTTCTCCCATGCTGGCTCACGCCAAGATTTTGAAACAGTTATATGGAGAAGATGTGAAAATCGTGTTTGCAGGTCCCTGTATCTGCAAGAAGTTGGAAGCGGACTACTTTAATAACCTCGTTGACGTGGTAATCACGTTCAAGGACTTGAAAAAATGGTTCGAACAATCCGACATCAACTTGAAAAATATCGCACCGAATCAACCGGAGGCTCGTTTCGTGCCTTACCGTTCCGGGATGGGCGCCTACTACCCCATCGAGGGTGGAATGCTGAAAGGGATGCAAGAGGGCAAAAAACAAATACATCACATGGCTTTCTCGGAACTTTCAACCGTGAAAGACGTGTTGAAAGAACTGGATTCACACCGGGAGAACGATTCCATTTTCTTGGAATTATTGGCTTGCAAGGGCGGATGCATCAACGGTCCTGCCAAATTGAGCCATATATCCCCGGCCTTAAAAAGATACGAGATTATTCATCAATCGGAATTGGGAAATCCCAAGGATGATTTCAAAAATATCGATTTGCAGATTCTGTTCTGCAAAGACCCTCACGTGCAAGATCACACCTACACGGAAGAGGAAATCAAACAAGCTATGGCCGTCGTGGGCAAAACCGGACCTGAAGACGAATTAAATTGTAGTGGTTGTGGTTACGACACTTGTCGTGACTTCGCCATTGCCATGCTGGAAGGGCGGGCCGAAGAAAATATGTGTGTATCTTACATGAGAAGAATCGCGCATGATAAGGCCACCGTACTCCTCCAAAAGATTCCGGCCGGAGTATTACTCGTCAACTCGGAATTGAAAGTCGTGGACATGAATCAATCCTGCGCCACTCTCATGGGAGAGGACATTGCCTCTATTTACGAGGTCGATCCCGGTTTGAACGGCATGGAGCTGAAAAACATCTGTTCCTACGAGGACTTGTTCCGTGCCGTGTTGACAACCGGTAAGGAAATTATCGAACGACAGGTACGGGAAGAAGACCGCACATGGATTATATCCATCTATAACATACAACCTCACCGGTTGGTTTTCGGGTTATTACAGGATTTACGCGAACCTTATGTCCGTAAAGAATGGATGCTCGAAAAGACTCAGGAAGTAATCAAGAAACACATGGAAACCGTCCAACAAGTAGCTTGTTTGCTTGGGGAAAATGCTGCTTTCACGGATGCCACGTTACGCACCGTAATGGAGGCTTACAAGAAAAATGATCAAAAGAAACCACTCTAA
- a CDS encoding (2Fe-2S) ferredoxin domain-containing protein produces the protein MSKRQIRICLGSSCFSRGNNTNLGAIKKYLSENNLEAEIDFCGHLCEELCSKGPIIRIDDKVYEEVNLSRLYKILQEEFPCN, from the coding sequence ATGTCAAAGCGTCAGATCAGAATCTGTTTAGGAAGTTCTTGTTTTTCCCGGGGAAACAATACCAACCTCGGAGCGATCAAGAAATATCTGAGTGAAAATAACTTGGAGGCAGAGATCGATTTCTGCGGGCATTTGTGCGAGGAATTGTGTAGTAAGGGTCCTATTATCCGGATCGATGACAAAGTGTATGAAGAAGTAAATCTATCGCGTTTGTACAAAATCTTACAAGAAGAATTCCCATGCAACTAA